In Longimicrobium sp., the sequence GCGAAAGACGCCGCGCTCCTGGTTGGAACCGAACGCGTGGCCCAGCGCGGCCACGTACGCGCGGTCGCAGTCGGTGGGGTGCACGCGCACGCGGCCGATCATCTGGGCGTCGCGCAGCCCCACGTGCGCCCACGTCTTGCCGCCGTCGGCCGAGCGGTACACGCCGTCGCCGGGCATGATGTTGCCGCGGAGCTGCACCTCGCCCATGCCGGCGTACACCACGTCCGGGTTGGCCTCGCACACGCCGATGGCGCCCACCGAGGAGCTGCTGAAGGCGCGGTCGGACATGGGGCGCCAGGTGGTGCCGCCGTCCGTCGTCTTCCAGATGCCGCCGCCGGTGGCGCCGAACCAGTACTCCAGCGGCCGGCGCGTGCTCCCCGCCACGGCGATCGACCTGCCGCCGCGGTTGGGGCCGATGTTGCGCCAGCGGAAGCCGGCCAGCGTGGCGCTGTCCGGCGAGGGCGCGGGCGCGGGCCTTACCTGCGCGGCGGCGGGCGCGGCCAGTAGCAGGCCGAGGATCGCCGCGGCGGCGCGGCGGCGGTTGGTGATGCGCATGGAGCCGGGGGTGCCGGGGTGGATCGCACGAACACGGGTGTCCGGCACGATGGCGGCCCGCCCCGCCGCGCGCAAGGCGGCCTCCTTGCGCAAACCTTACATCCAGAGCACCTTCCACCACCCCCCACCACATCACACAGAGACACAGAGGAAAGAACAAGAACGGAAAAGAACTCCGTGCCGTTCCTCTGTGCCCTTTCTTTGCCCCTCCGCGGCTCTGTGTGAAACTGCCGTTCCCATCCGTGTTCCAGAAATGACCTGGCAGCAGACTCCCGAGTTCGTCCCCCTGATGGTCTCCGCGGCGCTGTGCGCGGGGCTCGGCGTGTTCGCGTGGGCGCACCGGCGCGTGCCGGCGGCGGTGGGGTTCGTGGTGCTGATGGCCTCGTGCGCCTGGTGGTCGTTCTTTTACGGCCTGTACCGCGCCGCGACGACGCTGGAGGCGAAGCTCTTTCTGGCCGAGGCCACGCAGGCGGGCGCCATCGTGGTGCCGCTGGCTTGGATGATCTTCACCCTCCAGTACACCCGCCACGAGCGCTGGCTGACGCCGGGCAGGATCGCGCTCGTCTCCGCCATCCCGCTGCTCACGCTGGCGATGGCGCTCACCAATCCGCTCCACTTCCAGTTCTGGGCGCGCTTCACCCTGGTCCCGCGCCGCGGCTACATCCAGATCGACTCGCGCGAGGGGTGGGGGTTCTGGCTGCACGTGGGGTACTCGTGGGCGCTCCTTTCGGCGTGCGTGGCGCTCCTCTCGCTGCGCGCCATCCGCTCGGTGAGGATCTACCGGAGGCAGGCCGTCGCCATCGGCGTGGCGGCGCTGGTGCCGTGGGTGGGGAACGTGCTGCACGTGGGCAAGGTGGTGAGGTTTCCCGCCAACCCCATGCCCTTCCTCTTCACGCTCACGGGGCTCGTCTTCTTCTGGGCCATCTTCCGCCTGCGCCTGCTGGACGTGATGCCGGTGGCGCGCGAGACGCTGGTGGAGGAGCTGCCGGACGGCGTGATGGTGCTGGACGACGAGGACCGCGTGCTGGACCTGAACCCCGCCGCCCGCGCCCTGCTGCGGGTGGAGGGCGACCGGTGGCTGGGCCGCCGCGCCTGCGAGCTCGTCCCCGCGCTGGGGCCGCTGCTGGACCAGGCGCGCGCCGGCGCGGAGCCGCGAGTGCGCGCACGGCTGGAGCTGGACGATGCGGGACGCGCCGTGGACGCCCGCGTCACCCGCGTCCACGACGACCGCGGCGCACCGGCCGGGCGGCTGGTGGTGCTGCGCGACCTCAGCGAGCGCGAGGGTGCGCTCACCCTGCAGCGCGCCTACCTGGACCAGCTCTTTGAAGCATCCCCCGAAGCCATCGCCCTCCTGGACGCCGGCGACCGCGTGCTGGACGTCAACGGCGAATTCACCCGCATGTTCGGCTACACGGCGAAGGAGGCGGCGGGTCGCCCGATCAACGACCTGATCGTCCCCCCCGGCCTGCGCGAGCAGGGCGCCGAGATGACGTCGCAGGTGATGATGGGGCAGCGCGTGGGGGTGGAGACGGTGCGCGCCCGCCGCGACGGCAGTCCGCTGGACGTGTACGTGACCGGGAGCCCCGTCTTCGTGGACGGGAAGCAGGTGGCGATCTGGGGGATCTATCGCGACATCTCGCGCCGCAAGGCGGGCGAGCGGGTGCGCGCGGAGCTGCTGGAGCGCGAGCGCGAGGCCCGCGCCGCCGCCGAAGCCGCCGGACGCCGCGCCGCCTTTCTGGCCGACGTGGGAACGCTGCTCAGCGCCTCGTTCGACTACGGCAGCTCGTACCGCGAGCTGGCGCGACTGGCCGTCCCCGAGCTGGCGGACTACTGCCTGATCGACGTGGTGCAGCCGGATGGGGGAACGCGGCGCGTGGCGGTGGCGCACCACGACCCGAAAAAGGAAGCATCCCTCATCCACGACGCCGTCAACCCGCCCGACGGCGACCTGGACCGCCGCCCCGTGCTGCGCGTGGTGAGGACGGGCGAGCCGCTCCTCGTTCCCAACTTCACGCCGGAGATGCAGGAGCGGCTCTCCCACGACGAGC encodes:
- a CDS encoding histidine kinase N-terminal 7TM domain-containing protein, translating into MTWQQTPEFVPLMVSAALCAGLGVFAWAHRRVPAAVGFVVLMASCAWWSFFYGLYRAATTLEAKLFLAEATQAGAIVVPLAWMIFTLQYTRHERWLTPGRIALVSAIPLLTLAMALTNPLHFQFWARFTLVPRRGYIQIDSREGWGFWLHVGYSWALLSACVALLSLRAIRSVRIYRRQAVAIGVAALVPWVGNVLHVGKVVRFPANPMPFLFTLTGLVFFWAIFRLRLLDVMPVARETLVEELPDGVMVLDDEDRVLDLNPAARALLRVEGDRWLGRRACELVPALGPLLDQARAGAEPRVRARLELDDAGRAVDARVTRVHDDRGAPAGRLVVLRDLSEREGALTLQRAYLDQLFEASPEAIALLDAGDRVLDVNGEFTRMFGYTAKEAAGRPINDLIVPPGLREQGAEMTSQVMMGQRVGVETVRARRDGSPLDVYVTGSPVFVDGKQVAIWGIYRDISRRKAGERVRAELLEREREARAAAEAAGRRAAFLADVGTLLSASFDYGSSYRELARLAVPELADYCLIDVVQPDGGTRRVAVAHHDPKKEASLIHDAVNPPDGDLDRRPVLRVVRTGEPLLVPNFTPEMQERLSHDERHRESFSRNGLKSFIIVPLTARGRTRGSITLAMSDSGRHYGPADLAVAQDMARRAALAIDNARLYREAQEAVRARDSVLGVVSHDLRNPLTAVLLNADAILSDDTLPLPPWARDGVRMIVRSAEAMEHLIRDLMDVARIESGQLRVAPQPHDPGRLVLDAAELFTPLAEERGIHLVAVPPDRAPLVRADRERALQVFSNLVGNALKFTPSDGVITLGAALDDGAVRFWVRDTGAGIPESDFPRLFDTFWQGHARRDGAGLGLPIARGIVEAHGGRVWVESEVGVGTTFHFTLG